In the genome of Hippoglossus hippoglossus isolate fHipHip1 chromosome 9, fHipHip1.pri, whole genome shotgun sequence, the window GCGAGAACCTGGTAATATTCAGCACAATGACGTTTTGCTGTTTTGTGACACTTCagcttgtttatgtttttctttatcaggGTGTAAAGCTACCTTTGCACCTACCATGaaagaaatactgtaaaaacatctgcCTGATACTTCTCTCTATTGTTTCAGATGATCCTTCAGCATGGGCGGGATTAATGGCTGCctgtcacacagaaaacacagcctGCTATCTCTCAGGTTCTGCTCCCTGCAGACAAGGAATGGAGAAAACCCTCATGTCAGTGGTTTCtgagaaaggtgtgtgtgtgtgtgtgtgtgtgtgtgtgtgtgtgtgtgtgtgtgtgtgtgtgtgtgtgtgtgtgtgtgtgtgtgtgtgtgtgtgtgtgtgtgtgtgtgtgtgtgtgtgtgtgtgtgtgtgtgtgtgtgtaactgtgtaacTGACAGCTTTCTCTGCCCCAGTGCATGGTGTGGAGGAGATAGAGCGCCCTCTAGCCCAGTCTCTGGAGGGATGGGTACTACAACAGGCAGTGACTGGTCTCATGTTAGGGGGACAGCTGGAGCAGGCAGAAGCCCTCTGCTCACaggttggacacacacacacatcctcaacattattttgtgattttactTTAGACTTCATGTAATCACAAGTTATATTCAGATTGATTGCGTGTGATGACTCTTTCCTTTCACTTGCGTGTTTCTTATGCTGcgtctcctttttttctccaaggTCCTAAATGTTTCGCCAGAACACCCAGCAGTGATGCTGTCactgagacaggtgcagtgtcAGCGCCTCCTTGTGGCCGATGGTGGTAATGTCCTCCCAGACTCCGTGCTGGAGCAGCTTAGCAACACGGTGATGATGAACCGCACCAACCTGGGGGCATGGCATGTAAGTGGGCACTCAGTCTTTTCAGATGATAtgaaagcactttgtgttgctgtgaattACTGATGAGctgttatttgtttaatttcaagGACCAGTTGGTTTTAGTGGCACAGGATTTGAAACCGTCTTATATACAACATCATTCACACAAGCATgtgatggtaaaaaaaacaatcaacctTGAAAGTAATTAAGTGGTTGTGTCAGTCCAGGATTGCCATTTGTGTAAACGTTCAGGCCATGTTGTATAGAAATGATCAAACTATTAATATGTTATGAGGCAGTGGATTATTTCTCATTGGTAAAGTTCATGAATGATTTATAgaagattgttttatttttttaaatctttctttcctctcttcctctaacATTTCCTAATCTCACCTTGCCTCTAACAACCCCATCTATGCCCCTCTTCCTTCACCTCTCGGATTCTCTCTCCCACCCGTTCCTCTGTGAATCACCCATCCTCACCTCTACTCCCACTCATCCTGGCTTAccctgtccttctcctcctctcagtggCTGGCTGAGGTGTATCGTAGGCAGGGTCTGCTGGTGCAGGCAGTTATGGCTTACAGGCAGAGTCTGCAGCTTGCCTTACAGCTCGGCCTGCACAGCGGCCAGATGGCCAGCCTCCTCCGGTTGGCCCTGCTAGCTCTAGGACCCTGTATGGTGAGTCTCTGCACCAGATATAACATGAATCTAGATCTATAATATTCCCTATCTTGCTGTGATAAGGTACAGCTGTTACTGCACTGTAATAaatactgaaatgttttttttctgtgcaccACCATGACTACAAAACTGATCAtttcagaaaatacaaatctaatTGTATTGCAAAATGTGAGTTAAAGTAGTAGAAATGTTCTGATACCACTTTTTCCCCGACACCGAATACATCCATCATCAGTGCATTTGAATAAAAAGCAACATACATAATGCATTTAACAGCTGTTTGCCAgtaaccctgtatggaagtgatgattgtaAACACTACTCTGCAATACAGCACAACTGCTATTTACGAGTGGCGAAAAAGTGATATCAATGAAAAGACAATTGCAGTTTTATTAAGGTGAAACTAATGTACTTGAAATACGTGGTATTGGCAGCATCGAGGCATATACGATGCTGGTATCTGCATCGAAAcatctctaaaaaaaaagatcactgCTGTTATGTTTCAGCTAGTAGTGTTTCGGAATGATGACGGGCTGATTTACATATTcctacacactcacatacaggAAGCCAGAGGCAGCTCCTGTCTATATTCCTGTTATGTATGCAGAAACAAAGTAGAGGAATATTGAGCAGAATTACAGGGTCAGCAGCCACGACcaaatggaaataaaagcatgacAAGAAGCTTTCTTTGTGATTTAACTAGAGCGAATGTGGTTTATAATCCACTGCTCACATGGCAGAAAATCCCATCCGAATCCCTTGGTTGTGTACAAGTCAACACAAATCTTTTCTCTTTGACATTTAGCTAATTCAGTACATTTTGACATCAGCCACTGCTCCTCTGAAAGCAGTTAGACAGGTGTTAATGCACATTGTTGGCAAACAATAcagataaaagtgttttaaaatcagTCAAGTAGCTGAAtcacacatcatttaaaaatgttttagctAGTTATTCTGTAACCGTGTGTGATCTGTCCTCTCAGGCAGGGGCCCCAGGAAACGAGTGGAAGGACCTGGTAGTAGAAGCCACTACTGAGGTTTTGAAGCTGGGCTCATCCCCTGTGGCTAACCTCTTCCAGGCCCTGCTCCAGTATGTGACCAAGATGGCAGCTAGGTCAGTGCCTCTCACAGtattctgtctcctctgctgcaggtggTGTGTAAATACTCATGCAAGTGTTTTTTTGCAATGAATATTTGCAATATGTAATCTAAAGTGATCAAATGAGGTTTCAGAAACTTCAAATGCATGGCTACATGTCTGAGCTGGAAAAACCTTTTCCTGGTCTCACCACCTCATAGATGGGCCAGGAAGCttcattaaagggatagttcacagaaacatgaaaattaactcattatctactcaccactatgccgatggaggggtgggtgaagtgtttgagtccacaaaacactttaggagttttaGGGGAAACAGTGTTTTAGCCCaggtgacctcttcttcagacgtgataaaacagaataaaaaagaatatgcctccatactgctcgtgtggtgtcatccaagtgtccggaagccccgacattcaaattcgattCGAAACGACgtaatttacaccgtgttttaagcctaaaagtctgCTACCGGTAGTAGCGATGCTAGTGGATGTAGCGGTGCTAACGCTCACCCCACGCAACTTTTAGACTTTAAACTTGGTGTAAGAACAGAGTGCTTCATTTTTCAGAGGCTACAGAGAACACATATGCTTGTAATGAATTGGGTAAGTTCTTTGAGATCCTGCAGGAACAACTCTGTGCCAAAATGAATCACATTATCAAGCCGAGTTTAATTTCATTGTTTATAGTATAAAATACTGCTGACAACCAGTTGTTATACCTTTTGCCCATTTCTGAGCGTGTCTTCTGCAGGGAAACGAGACGTTTGCTGGAGAGGCTGGTGTACGCTTCCTCTCAAGACCTCCCAGTGACGGTGGTGCAGGTGGCCAGCTGGTACCTTCTCAGACACTTGTATGCCAAAAATGACCCGGAGCTGATTAATGTGAGCACACAACTgcctcatacacacactcacaccggATAACAGAAACACATTCCAACGTCATATCACGACTCCAGTGGAAACCCTAACAGCACGTGCAAATAGCGAAAGTGATACTGGTCACTTGTGTTCTTGCGtcttaaaagtgaaaaacattttctaatttttttTGCAGGTGCTCTTGCAACATGCCAAAATGAAGGGAGATCAGAGACTGTTGGAATTCAATTCGCTCCTGGCCTCGTCCTGAGTTTTGCAAATCCACAAATGCATCTCAATGAAGTCCTGTCGCATTATGGGGCTTTATTCTCTGAACTAAATCATATCAAACTGGACATCATGGGTCTGATGACATTAACTAGCTTTACGTGATTCTTTCGTTGTACATTATACAGTGTTCAGAAAATCTAATCatattttttctaaatgtaaCCCACCTCCACCTTCAGGCTGAAATAAATGCATTCTGCTCAACTTCTAAAGATTGTCTTATCTTGAGTGCACATGATCCCACACATGCCGATCTGACACTATATGGACATTATACTTACTGCACCAATTACAATTATTCATttgtggaaaacacagaaactttgAGGCTTGCCGTGTTTTAATGTTACATTAATGACGTAATACAAACGATGGATTTAAACGTTAATTCACCTCAGTATCAATCTATAAACATAAGTTAAGCTGTAAGTCGTTTGACTATAGACTGCATCTTCAAAACAGTCTTGACAACTATGTTTCCAAACCTTaccctttgtgtgttttcacatataGTTCTCTTTAATTATCCAAACTTGTATACTTTTCCTGCAGGACTCGGATTCATTAAACTTGATTGTCACTCAGGAACAGTTATTTTCTAtcgtctttttttctttctttacatgaCATCATGGTGTCAATTCAtgtggccggttagctcagctggttagagcgtggtgctaataacgccaaggtcgcGGGTTCGATCCCCGTACTGGCCATGAttccatttattttcacatgtaaatacatgtaattAATATCCTCTGTAGACACACGGGGAATACACTGTGTAGCATTTTCTGTTCACTGTAATTTAAAAAGTTCAACAGTTTTACTTCGAGTCGCTTTGTCTTCCAGCTCTTTGTAAATGTCACTTTCTGATCAGTGGGATTTGTGATAATGATGTCACTACTGTAATTATCACGGCCGGTTAGCTCAGCTGGttagagcgtggtgctaataacgccaaggtcgcGGGTTCGATCCCCGTACTGGCCATCACAATATTTATTCCCTCTCCTATATTTGATGATAAATACATGTTACTGATATCCTCAATCAAAACGCAGTGCAACATTTACTGTGTGGTATGAATTAAAATCCAGATCAGCAACTGGGTGAGATTTTATTGTGCAGCCACGACTTTAGTAAGAGGATCAATTGTAAGATCTACCAGCACAATATTCACTCACAACATAAAGTGCTCACTGCTTTATTATGTGTGCAgagcatagagagagagagaggcagcttTCCAGAAAGTTCAACACTTTCCCTTGAGGTCTGCTGCAACAAACTATATCCCTCAGACCATCTGCTAACACCATTTTtacctttaaatatattttaatttcatcataaaaatgaaaatcgaTGAGGCTTCTGATTCGTCTCTACTCAGTAATTTGCTTGTTGAGATCAGAACATTGACAATGAGGCAAAAATCtgacatgtgtgtatatatacatgtatatgcatTGCAATGTGATTTCATGCTTTCTTGGAAAagtatttttaagtatttttgaaatacaaaaatacagtaGTTTAGTTTGATACACTTACAATTATGGTATTTTATTCTAATATACATTTGGATGTATCTTTGCCCATCCCCTGTGTGCACTGGCTTTTTAGTCTTTCACCACAACCTTAACTGCAAACATCTTCTCTCATCTTTTTGTGTGTCCCTTTGAAAACCACTAAAATCAGATTCACTCCACACCATCCTGAACTTTGCAACTGCATCAGCAAGAAACCCCCgaagctgcagacagacagacagcatcTCTGAGTGAGCGACACGTTTTAGATACGTTACATAATGTAGTGTTGAGTAAATGTCATTTTCTtctgtgaatcagaatcatattttattatcacATTAACTGGCAGACAGGGGAAAAGTATTGCTGCTttacaaacagtttttcaacTTGAGGCACAAATTCATAATGCGTGATGATCGGAGAGTATAAAACTTGCGCAGTAGAAATCCGCAATACATATTATAGTGAAGATATGTTTACCATTAACTGTTAATGCAGAGATATACAGACTCTGAAAAATGTGGACCtctatatatgtatgtatataatgaaaagaaaacacagtacGTGGTAATGTTACATGTTTTATGCGGATCTGTGACCTGACCACTGAGGAAAGACAATGTTACTGGGACGACTGGTGGGTAACCTGATGCTGTGGGGTGACTAAAGGTGCTTAAAGGGTGAAGATTGTATATTGTTGTGTGttgatgtgattgtgtttccgGTGAGTACAACTCTGCCGTGGTTCTCATGCCAAAACTCATCACATGCACTCTGGTTTTATTTCGATGGACAGAAATGCTTGGACATGAgaatgcagatttttttcccgCACTTCCAGCACTGCTGCTCGATGTGTTGGGATCCCTGCTGGGTCATCCTCCTACACAGCGCGCACACGTTTGGAGCACTGCCACCACCTCCGCTTGTGGAGCTCCCTGCCACAAGCTGTTGAAGCTCCCTCTCGATGGTGGCGTTCGGGGCCTTTGCGATGCACACCACCTTCACTCTTTTGGGGTCATGCACACAATCCTCCTCTAGGCCGCTGGGCACAGCCTTCATGTTACAATTAGGGGGCACCCAGGCGGTGTCGTAGCCATGTGCGCTCCAGGTGCCCTGCATAGGGTGGTTGTCCTCGTCAATGCGCTTGACACGGCCAACCCGCGCAAGGACCTCAAGGACCACACGGTCTGCAGAGGAACTTTTCTTAGGATAACTGGATGCCTTCAACATACTACGACTGACGTACACGCCCTTTCCCAGCATGCCACCACTCGACTGTTTGAAACCATTGGCAATGATGAGCCGTGCACTGGCAACGTTGGTCCCGTGGTACATAGTGTAAACGGCCTGGTCCTGCGGTCTCTGAGATGGTT includes:
- the gig2p gene encoding grass carp reovirus (GCRV)-induced gene 2p; the encoded protein is MPVDFSGWLVVDDGASFSGVLLKPSQRPQDQAVYTMYHGTNVASARLIIANGFKQSSGGMLGKGVYVSRSMLKASSYPKKSSSADRVVLEVLARVGRVKRIDEDNHPMQGTWSAHGYDTAWVPPNCNMKAVPSGLEEDCVHDPKRVKVVCIAKAPNATIERELQQLVAGSSTSGGGGSAPNVCALCRRMTQQGSQHIEQQCWKCGKKICILMSKHFCPSK